A single window of Rhizobium indicum DNA harbors:
- a CDS encoding sensor histidine kinase, translating into MSEIKSSLPGQADDGARADRRPLMAGQGYKSATAHEAAKQEHGSLARFLKSCAAGTALAALARPALAQTEQQAAASAHLFTSSQVIGVSVVIGVISAALLSTLWLVRQRGNLENESREIRSALSDAQQRISQYQALIADKNRRIVIWDGNARPELLGQLPPETGAPQDGEFLAFGLWLKSRSASELEKAIDRLRDEAQSFDMVVETIRDEILEAQGRVSGGRAFVRFVALNNLRAELAELRIERDRLMTSISAFQTMLDAIDMPAWQRDPVGRLTWVNQAYGEAVEARSPQQAINEGREMLTTVARERIRAKTTPESPFHDKISTVVHGNRTFFDVVDVRVPGGSAGIAIDVSDIEAVRAELERTLKSHAETLDHLATPVAIFDGDRRLQFYNQAFVALWELDIAFLEGRPDNSELLERLRAAKKLPDQLNWKSWKEAALSVYRALDTQTDLWHLPNGQTLRVFATAHPQGGATWVFENLTEQVDLETRYNTLVKVQGETIDHLSEGVAVFGPDGRIRLSNPAFRALWGITETEAKPGTHIRALGEACAPSYDRPDGWKTFAELITSFDDERRSGQGTLELFSGLVLDYAVIPLPNAQTMLTFVNMTDSVRAERALTEKNEALRKADELKNDFVQHVSYELRSPLTNIIGFTDLLRTPGVGPLTERQAEYIDHISTSSSVLLTLVNDILDLATVDAGIMRLNYADIDLNDLLDDVSMQIADRLHESGVALEITAPAYLGSIVADPQRLKQILLKLLSNAANFSPEGTSISLECRREGTDFVFAVSDRGPGISPDMIATVFDRFATGAKSGKRGGAGLGLSIVDSFVSLHHGDVTIDSEPGKGTTVVCRIPSVDVPHSAAAE; encoded by the coding sequence ATGTCGGAAATAAAAAGCAGCCTGCCCGGTCAGGCGGATGATGGCGCACGCGCCGATCGCCGCCCGCTGATGGCAGGCCAAGGATATAAATCTGCAACGGCACACGAGGCCGCAAAGCAAGAGCACGGATCATTGGCGCGCTTCCTGAAAAGCTGCGCGGCCGGCACGGCGCTTGCCGCCCTGGCGCGGCCGGCTCTGGCACAGACGGAGCAGCAGGCGGCGGCCTCGGCTCACCTCTTCACATCCTCGCAGGTGATCGGTGTTTCTGTCGTCATTGGCGTCATATCGGCAGCATTGCTGTCAACGCTGTGGCTCGTGCGCCAGCGCGGCAACCTGGAAAACGAGAGCCGGGAAATCCGCTCGGCGCTCTCCGATGCCCAGCAGCGCATTTCGCAATACCAGGCTCTGATCGCCGACAAGAACCGGCGGATCGTCATCTGGGACGGCAATGCACGTCCCGAACTGCTCGGCCAGCTTCCGCCTGAGACCGGCGCGCCGCAGGACGGCGAATTCCTGGCCTTTGGCCTGTGGCTGAAGTCACGTTCGGCTTCCGAGCTGGAAAAGGCGATCGACCGGCTGCGCGACGAGGCGCAAAGCTTCGATATGGTGGTCGAAACCATCCGCGACGAAATCCTCGAGGCGCAGGGCCGGGTTTCCGGCGGGCGTGCCTTCGTCCGCTTCGTGGCGCTCAACAATCTGCGCGCCGAACTCGCAGAGCTCAGGATCGAACGCGACCGGCTGATGACCTCGATCTCGGCCTTCCAGACCATGCTCGACGCGATCGACATGCCGGCCTGGCAGCGCGATCCGGTGGGCCGCCTCACCTGGGTCAACCAGGCTTATGGCGAGGCGGTCGAAGCGCGATCGCCGCAGCAGGCGATCAATGAAGGCCGCGAGATGCTGACGACCGTCGCGCGCGAACGCATTCGCGCCAAGACGACGCCGGAATCGCCCTTCCACGACAAGATCTCGACGGTCGTGCACGGCAACCGCACATTCTTCGACGTCGTCGACGTCAGGGTTCCCGGCGGCTCGGCCGGCATCGCGATCGATGTGTCCGACATAGAGGCAGTGCGCGCCGAGCTGGAACGGACGCTGAAGAGCCATGCCGAAACGCTCGACCATCTCGCCACGCCGGTTGCCATCTTCGACGGCGACCGCCGGCTGCAATTCTACAACCAGGCCTTCGTCGCGCTCTGGGAGCTGGATATCGCCTTCCTCGAAGGCCGACCGGACAATAGCGAGCTGCTCGAGCGGCTGCGGGCGGCCAAGAAACTGCCGGACCAGCTCAACTGGAAAAGCTGGAAGGAAGCCGCGCTTTCCGTCTATCGCGCGCTCGACACGCAAACCGATCTCTGGCACCTGCCGAACGGGCAGACGTTACGGGTCTTTGCGACCGCCCATCCGCAGGGCGGCGCCACCTGGGTGTTCGAAAACCTGACTGAGCAGGTCGATCTCGAAACGCGCTACAACACGCTGGTCAAGGTGCAGGGTGAAACGATCGACCATCTTTCGGAGGGTGTGGCGGTGTTCGGTCCTGATGGACGCATCCGCCTTTCCAACCCGGCCTTCCGCGCGCTCTGGGGGATCACCGAAACCGAAGCCAAGCCCGGCACCCATATCCGTGCGCTCGGTGAGGCCTGCGCGCCGTCCTATGACCGGCCGGACGGCTGGAAGACCTTCGCGGAACTGATCACCAGCTTCGACGACGAACGCCGCTCGGGCCAGGGAACGCTGGAACTCTTCTCCGGCCTCGTGCTCGACTATGCCGTCATCCCGCTGCCGAACGCGCAGACCATGCTGACCTTCGTCAACATGACGGACAGCGTGCGTGCCGAGCGCGCGCTGACCGAGAAGAATGAAGCACTGCGCAAGGCCGACGAGCTGAAGAACGACTTCGTCCAGCACGTTTCCTATGAACTGCGTTCGCCACTGACCAACATCATCGGCTTCACCGATCTCCTGCGCACGCCCGGCGTCGGGCCGCTTACCGAACGGCAGGCCGAATATATCGACCACATCTCGACGTCGTCCTCGGTTCTGTTGACGCTCGTCAATGATATTCTCGACCTTGCGACCGTCGATGCCGGCATCATGCGCCTCAATTATGCGGATATCGATCTCAACGATCTGCTCGACGACGTCTCGATGCAGATCGCCGATCGCCTCCACGAAAGCGGTGTCGCGCTTGAAATTACCGCTCCTGCCTATCTCGGCTCGATCGTGGCCGATCCGCAGCGGCTGAAGCAGATCCTTCTGAAGCTTCTGTCCAATGCGGCGAATTTCTCGCCCGAAGGCACGTCGATCTCACTGGAATGCCGTCGCGAAGGCACGGATTTCGTCTTCGCCGTCAGCGATCGCGGCCCCGGCATCTCGCCTGACATGATCGCGACCGTCTTCGACCGTTTTGCCACGGGGGCAAAAAGCGGCAAACGCGGCGGCGCCGGCCTCGGCCTCTCGATCGTCGACAGCTTCGTCAGTCTGCATCATGGCGATGTGACGATCGACAGCGAACCGGGCAAGGGCACGACCGTCGTCTGCCGTATCCCCTCGGTCGATGTACCGCATTCCGCCGCCGCCGAATGA
- the tsaE gene encoding tRNA (adenosine(37)-N6)-threonylcarbamoyltransferase complex ATPase subunit type 1 TsaE, with product MTTSDAISLFLKDEAATVRLGEDLALALKAGDCLALSGDLGAGKSSLARAILRAIADDEGLEVPSPTFTLVQSYDLRIAVSHFDLYRLGDPAELTELGFDEALQNGICLVEWPEMAQSELPVERITLTLAHEGSGRRATIEAAGAQNTRIRRVLAIRDFLDAAGYPASKRRFLTGDASLRAYEAIYPQAGNQRIILMDWPPLAEGPPVLDGKPYPKVAHLAENAYPFVAIADTLRKDGFAAPEVYKVDYNKGILLIEDLGSEGVLDAHGQPVIERYRESVACLARLHALKFPQDIPVGKGHVHHIPDFDRTAMKMEVRLVIDWHLPWKRQGAPATEAEHAEYLAIWDALIDELATAEKNLLLRDFHSPNIIWREHESGIRKIGLIDFQDAMIGPTAYDLASIVQDARVTIEPDLFRQLMDDYLTLRRAESGFDEAGFMKAWAIMSAQRNCKLAGLWVRLLQRDGKPGYLKHMPRTLAYLNVALEHETLAPLRDWCTRAGIGQSES from the coding sequence ATGACGACCAGCGATGCGATCTCGCTTTTCCTGAAAGACGAGGCGGCCACCGTCCGCCTCGGCGAAGACTTGGCGCTGGCCCTGAAAGCCGGTGATTGCCTTGCCCTTTCCGGCGATCTCGGCGCGGGGAAATCCTCGCTCGCCCGCGCGATCCTGCGCGCGATCGCCGATGACGAGGGGCTCGAGGTCCCGAGCCCGACCTTCACGCTGGTGCAATCCTACGATCTGCGCATCGCCGTTTCGCATTTCGATCTCTACCGGCTCGGCGATCCCGCCGAACTGACGGAGCTTGGCTTCGACGAGGCCCTGCAGAACGGTATCTGTCTCGTCGAATGGCCTGAGATGGCGCAGAGCGAACTGCCCGTGGAACGAATCACCCTGACGCTGGCGCATGAAGGCAGCGGCCGCCGGGCAACGATCGAAGCCGCTGGCGCGCAAAATACACGCATCCGCCGCGTGCTGGCGATCCGCGATTTCCTTGATGCCGCCGGTTACCCCGCATCGAAACGCCGCTTCCTGACCGGTGATGCCTCGCTGCGCGCCTATGAGGCGATCTATCCGCAAGCCGGGAACCAACGCATCATCCTGATGGACTGGCCGCCGCTTGCTGAAGGCCCGCCGGTTCTCGACGGCAAACCCTATCCCAAAGTCGCGCATCTTGCCGAAAACGCTTATCCGTTCGTGGCAATCGCCGATACGCTGCGCAAGGACGGTTTTGCGGCACCCGAAGTCTACAAGGTGGATTATAACAAGGGTATCCTGCTGATCGAAGATCTTGGCAGCGAAGGCGTGCTGGATGCCCACGGACAGCCGGTTATAGAACGCTATCGCGAAAGCGTTGCCTGCCTGGCCAGGCTGCACGCCCTGAAATTTCCGCAGGACATCCCCGTTGGAAAGGGGCATGTCCACCATATTCCTGATTTCGACCGCACGGCGATGAAGATGGAGGTGCGGCTGGTGATAGACTGGCACCTGCCCTGGAAGCGCCAGGGCGCACCTGCAACGGAAGCCGAACACGCGGAATATCTGGCGATCTGGGATGCGCTCATCGATGAGCTCGCAACGGCCGAGAAGAACCTGCTGCTGCGCGACTTCCACTCGCCGAACATCATCTGGCGCGAACATGAAAGCGGTATTCGCAAGATCGGCCTCATCGATTTCCAAGACGCGATGATCGGCCCCACGGCTTATGACCTTGCCTCGATCGTCCAGGATGCGCGCGTAACGATCGAGCCGGACCTCTTCCGGCAGCTGATGGACGATTATCTGACGCTTCGCCGCGCAGAGAGCGGTTTCGACGAAGCCGGATTTATGAAAGCCTGGGCGATCATGTCTGCCCAGCGCAACTGCAAGCTTGCCGGCCTCTGGGTGCGCTTGTTGCAGCGCGACGGCAAGCCGGGCTATCTGAAACATATGCCGCGCACGCTCGCCTATCTAAACGTCGCGCTTGAGCATGAAACGCTTGCCCCCTTGCGCGATTGGTGCACAAGGGCTGGAATAGGCCAGAGCGAATCATAA
- a CDS encoding nucleotidyltransferase family protein, with amino-acid sequence MTIRQAMVLAAGLGTRMRPITDTIPKPLVKIDGKPMIDYALDSLVAAGVERAVVNVHHHADQMLEHLGNYRGLDIVISDERGALMNSGGGLAKGLRLLSRDNIFVMNADLFWIGEQQGRPTNLQRLAGFFDAERMDMALLCVGIEDTTGHNGKNDFSLAADGRLTRYRDDPSNPVVYAGAIAMNPSLFDDAPKDAFNLNIYFDKAIARGRLFGMVLEGHWLTVGTPEAIGEAEETIRRLRTFA; translated from the coding sequence ATGACCATCAGACAAGCCATGGTACTGGCCGCGGGTCTCGGAACCCGCATGCGCCCGATCACCGATACGATCCCCAAGCCGCTGGTGAAGATCGACGGCAAGCCGATGATCGACTACGCACTGGATTCCCTGGTCGCGGCCGGCGTCGAACGCGCCGTCGTCAACGTTCACCACCACGCCGACCAGATGCTCGAACATCTTGGGAATTATCGCGGCCTCGATATCGTCATTTCCGACGAGCGGGGCGCACTGATGAATTCCGGCGGCGGCCTGGCGAAGGGGCTGAGGCTGCTTAGCCGCGACAATATCTTTGTCATGAATGCCGATCTCTTCTGGATCGGCGAACAGCAGGGGCGGCCGACGAATCTGCAACGCTTAGCCGGCTTCTTCGATGCGGAACGCATGGATATGGCGCTGCTTTGCGTTGGGATCGAGGATACGACGGGTCACAACGGCAAGAACGACTTCAGCCTCGCGGCCGATGGCCGGCTGACACGTTATCGCGACGATCCCTCCAATCCCGTCGTCTATGCCGGCGCGATCGCCATGAACCCGTCGCTGTTCGACGATGCGCCGAAGGATGCCTTCAACCTCAATATCTATTTCGACAAGGCGATCGCGCGTGGACGGCTTTTCGGCATGGTGCTCGAAGGCCATTGGCTGACGGTCGGCACGCCGGAGGCAATCGGCGAGGCGGAGGAAACGATCCGGCGATTGCGGACGTTTGCTTAA
- the addB gene encoding double-strand break repair protein AddB: protein MAERHQPRILTIPAGLSFLKTLATTVCDGRLTPIFRHDVDDPLSLAKVTIYLPTRRAVRVLRSEFVDLLGGRSAILPVIRPLGETDDDSGYFDEALPTTIDLAQPLSNTARLLELARLILAWRNKLPEIVRHIHSDSPLVAPASPADAIWLARNLAELIDSIETEDLDWSELSKLDTGDYAAWWQLTAEFLQIASAFWPERLSELGKSSPARHRNAILRAEAGRLSATKPAGPIIIAGSTGSVPATADLIAAVAHLPEGVIVLPGLDLSMPEMHWQMVAPEPAPGQHANPASRSHPQYGLSLLLKRLKLTRADVTLLDRPEADLDRRAEILSRALAPAEATSDWGAWKSDLPAGALSSAFSDVSLIEAANEREEATAIAIALRLALERPGQDGESRAALITPDRNLARRVMAELSRFGILADDSAGTPLSAMPQGTLLQLLLEAALRPGDPVAIISLLKHPLARFGLERGALISATEALELLALRGGVAEVDISTLEPLLTHQLAEQALDRHAPQWRKSLSPEAADAACDLARRVTQATEPLASALMRHRPEDRGRTVRFTLSEWAERTGRSLEAVAVDPQGNLADLWSNEAGDALAALLSEVIDTDGQMEADGPQWIDIMAALAAGHAVKPRALSHPRLFIFGTLEARLQSVDTLILGGLNEGTWPGQTANNPFIPRMMKTEIGLEPPERRIGQLAHDFEMANGTRHLIYSRALRQGSTPTVASRWLQRLLALGGEAFEAELKGRGNRFLQWAALIDRGDAQAPVQRPSPKPPLALQPKSYSFSEVGRLRRDPYAIYARRILRLDPVDPFNRDPGAAERGTLYHEIIDRFIREAHIAGTPDAAAAMEAILSELFDMEKLPPHIDAVWRPRFRAVARVFLEWEAGRQHGILKTLTEVRGGMELEPINIRLTGVADRIDVTGPNSADIIDYKTGYNPSPAQARVLLDPQLALEAAALSAGAFRDAGSLVPQDLLYVRLRPGSRFQVDTVNNESSARSDKAKSAMDLAAESIDQLVKFVGLLQSSERGFTSRLIPAQQFDFGGDYDHLARVSEWSTAETEEGGDE from the coding sequence ATGGCGGAGCGGCACCAGCCACGCATCCTGACGATCCCGGCGGGCCTCTCCTTCCTGAAAACGCTGGCGACGACAGTTTGCGACGGCCGATTGACGCCGATTTTCCGGCACGACGTCGATGATCCGCTGTCGCTTGCCAAAGTCACGATCTACCTGCCGACCCGGCGCGCCGTGCGTGTGCTGCGTTCTGAATTCGTCGACCTGCTCGGCGGCCGATCAGCGATCCTCCCCGTCATCCGCCCGCTCGGCGAAACCGATGACGATAGCGGCTATTTCGACGAGGCGCTGCCGACAACGATCGATCTCGCCCAGCCGCTATCGAATACCGCCCGTCTGCTGGAGCTTGCGCGTCTGATCCTTGCCTGGCGAAATAAGTTGCCGGAGATCGTCCGCCACATTCACTCGGACTCGCCGCTCGTCGCGCCGGCAAGCCCGGCGGATGCGATCTGGCTCGCCCGCAATCTTGCCGAGCTGATCGATTCCATCGAGACCGAGGATCTCGACTGGTCGGAGCTGTCGAAACTCGATACCGGCGATTATGCCGCCTGGTGGCAGTTGACGGCGGAGTTCCTGCAGATCGCCAGCGCCTTCTGGCCCGAACGGCTTTCCGAACTCGGCAAATCCTCGCCGGCACGGCATAGAAACGCCATTCTGCGGGCCGAAGCAGGCCGGCTTTCGGCGACGAAACCCGCGGGACCGATCATCATCGCCGGTTCGACGGGTTCCGTTCCCGCCACCGCCGATCTCATCGCCGCCGTCGCCCATCTGCCTGAAGGTGTGATCGTGCTTCCAGGTCTCGATCTCTCCATGCCCGAAATGCACTGGCAGATGGTCGCGCCGGAACCGGCGCCCGGCCAACATGCCAATCCCGCAAGCCGGAGCCATCCGCAATATGGCCTGTCACTGCTGCTCAAGCGGCTGAAGCTGACACGCGCCGACGTCACGCTCCTCGACAGACCGGAGGCCGATCTTGACCGGCGGGCCGAAATCCTGTCGCGGGCCCTTGCTCCAGCGGAGGCGACCAGCGACTGGGGAGCGTGGAAGAGCGATCTGCCGGCCGGCGCGCTGTCTTCGGCCTTCTCTGATGTCTCGCTGATTGAAGCCGCCAATGAGCGCGAGGAAGCAACGGCGATTGCCATCGCACTCCGGCTGGCGCTGGAAAGACCGGGACAGGACGGCGAGAGCCGGGCAGCACTCATCACTCCGGACCGCAATCTCGCGCGGCGGGTGATGGCCGAGCTTTCCCGCTTCGGCATTCTCGCCGATGATTCGGCGGGCACACCGCTTTCGGCCATGCCGCAGGGCACCTTGCTGCAATTGCTGCTGGAGGCAGCGCTGCGACCGGGCGATCCGGTGGCAATCATCTCACTGCTCAAACATCCGCTTGCCCGCTTCGGCCTGGAGCGCGGCGCATTGATTTCCGCTACCGAGGCGCTCGAGCTGCTGGCGCTGCGCGGCGGTGTGGCCGAGGTGGATATCAGCACGCTCGAACCTCTCCTCACGCACCAACTTGCCGAACAGGCGCTGGACAGGCACGCGCCGCAATGGCGAAAATCGCTTTCGCCTGAGGCCGCCGACGCCGCATGCGACCTTGCCCGCCGGGTCACACAAGCGACCGAGCCTCTGGCTTCGGCGCTGATGCGGCACCGGCCGGAAGATCGTGGAAGAACAGTGCGCTTCACATTGTCCGAATGGGCCGAGCGCACTGGCCGTTCGCTTGAAGCGGTCGCGGTCGATCCGCAAGGCAATCTCGCCGATCTCTGGTCGAACGAAGCGGGAGACGCCCTCGCCGCCCTGCTCAGTGAAGTGATCGACACGGACGGCCAGATGGAGGCCGACGGACCGCAATGGATCGACATCATGGCAGCGCTCGCCGCCGGTCATGCGGTGAAACCACGGGCGCTCAGCCATCCGAGGCTCTTCATCTTCGGCACGCTGGAAGCCCGCCTGCAGAGCGTCGATACGCTGATCCTCGGCGGCCTGAACGAAGGCACCTGGCCGGGACAGACCGCCAACAACCCCTTCATTCCGCGAATGATGAAGACGGAGATCGGCCTCGAGCCGCCGGAGCGGCGCATCGGCCAGCTGGCGCATGATTTCGAGATGGCAAACGGCACACGCCATCTGATCTATTCGCGCGCGCTGCGCCAGGGCTCGACGCCGACCGTCGCCTCGCGTTGGCTGCAGCGGCTGCTGGCGCTCGGCGGAGAGGCGTTCGAAGCGGAATTGAAGGGACGCGGCAATCGGTTCCTCCAATGGGCCGCTCTCATCGATCGGGGAGATGCTCAGGCGCCGGTGCAGCGCCCCTCGCCGAAACCGCCGCTGGCGCTGCAGCCGAAATCCTATTCCTTCAGCGAAGTCGGCCGGCTGCGCCGAGATCCCTATGCCATCTATGCCCGTCGCATCCTGCGGCTTGACCCCGTCGACCCGTTCAATCGTGATCCAGGGGCGGCCGAACGCGGAACGCTCTACCACGAGATCATCGATCGATTCATCCGCGAGGCTCACATCGCCGGCACGCCGGATGCGGCAGCGGCGATGGAGGCCATCCTTTCCGAGCTTTTCGACATGGAAAAGTTGCCGCCGCATATCGACGCGGTGTGGCGGCCGCGCTTTCGCGCGGTGGCCCGCGTCTTCCTCGAATGGGAGGCCGGACGCCAGCATGGCATCCTGAAAACGCTGACGGAAGTACGGGGCGGCATGGAATTGGAGCCGATCAATATCCGGCTCACCGGCGTTGCAGACCGGATCGACGTCACAGGACCAAACTCGGCCGACATCATCGACTACAAGACCGGCTACAATCCCTCACCGGCGCAGGCACGTGTGCTTCTCGATCCGCAGCTTGCGCTTGAAGCGGCCGCCTTGAGCGCCGGTGCCTTCCGCGATGCCGGCAGCCTCGTGCCGCAGGACCTTCTCTATGTGCGTCTGCGACCCGGAAGCCGCTTCCAAGTCGATACCGTCAACAACGAGAGCTCGGCGCGCAGCGACAAGGCGAAATCGGCGATGGATCTGGCCGCCGAATCGATCGACCAGCTGGTCAAATTCGTGGGGTTGCTGCAATCCAGCGAGAGAGGCTTTACCTCGCGGCTGATCCCGGCCCAGCAATTCGATTTCGGCGGCGACTATGATCATCTCGCCCGCGTCTCCGAATGGTCGACGGCCGAAACCGAAGAGGGCGGCGATGAGTGA